A single window of Mugil cephalus isolate CIBA_MC_2020 chromosome 1, CIBA_Mcephalus_1.1, whole genome shotgun sequence DNA harbors:
- the LOC125021122 gene encoding high affinity immunoglobulin gamma Fc receptor I-like isoform X1, with protein sequence MEVRAFCIVLLTVMILLVAQYQEVDAAFLRVFPNRPQFFEYESVTLYCDGVFYCDVEHKSIRETPSCCTTNGRTSRGPTCTIKRVYQVDSGKYWCEEGGERSNIININVTYGSVILESPALSVMEREDVTLSCSAKKSSSIIQADFYKDGVHKWRSTTGNLSLKTVSMSDQGFYKCNISGVGESPLSWLSVREAHKDSNTGSTSTPWIVSTVLLMLVLLVVGLLQFVRFSCVRGEEHRMNIAQFCFAATQFFHVSKRHDVCSQSMAGPDSEHQTVSVQASAPAASQPMYATVTKNRKMNAAESSVPSSTPVDNDAYYSTIQFVGKH encoded by the exons atggaggtcAGAGCTTTCTGCATTGTACTGT tgactgtgatgatCCTGCTGGTTGCACAGTATCAGGAAGTTG atgcagcttttcttcgtGTCTTTCCAAACAGACCGCAGTTCTTTGAATATGAGTCGGTCACTTTGTACTGTGATGGagtcttttactgtgatgttgaacatAAATCAATTAGGGAGACACCTTCGTGTTGCACCACTAATGGCAGAACATCAAGAGGACCTACCTGCACCATTAAACGTGTTTATCAAGTTGACTCTGGAAAGTACtggtgtgaggaaggaggagagaggagtaacatcatcaacatcaatgtcACTT atggttctgtgatcctggagagtcctgctcttTCTGTGATGGAGAGGGAAGAcgtgactctgagctgcagtgCAAAAAAGTCTTCTTCCATCATCCAAGCAgatttctataaagatggagtcCACAAGTGGAGAAGCACCACAGGAAATCTGAGCCTCAAAACAGTCTCCATGTCTGATCAAGGATTCTACAAATGTAACatctctggagttggagaatcaccACTGAGCTGGCTGTCTGTTAGAG AAGCTCACAAAGACTCTAATACTGGCTCCACAAGTACACCATGGATCGTCAGCACCGTCTTGTTGATGCTTGTCTTGTTGGTCGTGGGACTACTTCAATTTGTCAGATTTTCTTGTGTCAGAGGTGAAGAACATCGCATGAACATTGCTCAATTTTGTTTTGCGGCAACGCAATTCTTCCACGTGTCTAAAAGACATG atgtttGTTCACAGTCGATGGCAGGGCCTGATTCAGAGCATCAGACAG TCTCTGTACAGGCCAGTGCACCTGCGGCAAGCCAACCAATGTATGCTACTgtaacaaagaacagaaaaatgaatg CAGCAGAGTCCAGTGTTCCCTCATCGACCCCTGTCGACAATGATGCCTACTATTCTACAATTCAGTTT GTTGGTAAGCACTGA
- the LOC125021122 gene encoding high affinity immunoglobulin gamma Fc receptor I-like isoform X2 translates to MEVRAFCIVLLTVMILLVAQYQEVDAAFLRVFPNRPQFFEYESVTLYCDGVFYCDVEHKSIRETPSCCTTNGRTSRGPTCTIKRVYQVDSGKYWCEEGGERSNIININVTYGSVILESPALSVMEREDVTLSCSAKKSSSIIQADFYKDGVHKWRSTTGNLSLKTVSMSDQGFYKCNISGVGESPLSWLSVREAHKDSNTGSTSTPWIVSTVLLMLVLLVVGLLQFVRFSCVRGEEHRMNIAQFCFAATQFFHVSKRHDVCSQSMAGPDSEHQTVSVQASAPAASQPMYATVTKNRKMNAESSVPSSTPVDNDAYYSTIQFVGKH, encoded by the exons atggaggtcAGAGCTTTCTGCATTGTACTGT tgactgtgatgatCCTGCTGGTTGCACAGTATCAGGAAGTTG atgcagcttttcttcgtGTCTTTCCAAACAGACCGCAGTTCTTTGAATATGAGTCGGTCACTTTGTACTGTGATGGagtcttttactgtgatgttgaacatAAATCAATTAGGGAGACACCTTCGTGTTGCACCACTAATGGCAGAACATCAAGAGGACCTACCTGCACCATTAAACGTGTTTATCAAGTTGACTCTGGAAAGTACtggtgtgaggaaggaggagagaggagtaacatcatcaacatcaatgtcACTT atggttctgtgatcctggagagtcctgctcttTCTGTGATGGAGAGGGAAGAcgtgactctgagctgcagtgCAAAAAAGTCTTCTTCCATCATCCAAGCAgatttctataaagatggagtcCACAAGTGGAGAAGCACCACAGGAAATCTGAGCCTCAAAACAGTCTCCATGTCTGATCAAGGATTCTACAAATGTAACatctctggagttggagaatcaccACTGAGCTGGCTGTCTGTTAGAG AAGCTCACAAAGACTCTAATACTGGCTCCACAAGTACACCATGGATCGTCAGCACCGTCTTGTTGATGCTTGTCTTGTTGGTCGTGGGACTACTTCAATTTGTCAGATTTTCTTGTGTCAGAGGTGAAGAACATCGCATGAACATTGCTCAATTTTGTTTTGCGGCAACGCAATTCTTCCACGTGTCTAAAAGACATG atgtttGTTCACAGTCGATGGCAGGGCCTGATTCAGAGCATCAGACAG TCTCTGTACAGGCCAGTGCACCTGCGGCAAGCCAACCAATGTATGCTACTgtaacaaagaacagaaaaatgaatg CAGAGTCCAGTGTTCCCTCATCGACCCCTGTCGACAATGATGCCTACTATTCTACAATTCAGTTT GTTGGTAAGCACTGA